In the genome of Terriglobia bacterium, one region contains:
- a CDS encoding PAS domain-containing protein, whose amino-acid sequence MPPEFKRELDGAAEIDYRFLVENSADILCSVGLDHVIHYISPSCLEILGWQPAEMIGKNLCRFIFPDDMPALEDLEVGKPPDGMAYTHARVRFLRRRFRLFSG is encoded by the coding sequence ATGCCTCCTGAATTCAAACGCGAACTGGACGGCGCGGCCGAGATCGATTACAGGTTCCTCGTGGAGAACAGTGCTGACATACTGTGCAGCGTCGGCCTCGATCATGTGATTCACTACATCTCCCCATCCTGTCTTGAGATTCTCGGCTGGCAACCAGCGGAGATGATCGGAAAGAACCTGTGTCGGTTCATCTTTCCTGACGATATGCCAGCTCTCGAAGACCTCGAGGTCGGCAAGCCGCCGGATGGCATGGCCTACACTCACGCTCGGGTCCGTTTCCTAAGGAGGCGCTTCCGGCTATTTAGTGGGTAG
- a CDS encoding ATP-binding protein produces MPLSYSGFPHPGAARARPAVRIPLSASFLLWDGKIYWERSDTVQLVIEDSGPGIAAKDADRFFEPFFAVRKDVGTGLGLWATKEIVERHGGSIHLHPRSDGGRGAALTILLPRTAEVPRGVLEEAQLNGDAAADT; encoded by the coding sequence GTGCCTTTGTCGTATTCGGGGTTTCCACACCCCGGAGCGGCGCGTGCCCGCCCCGCAGTAAGGATACCTTTATCCGCCTCTTTTTTGCTATGGGATGGAAAAATTTACTGGGAACGGAGCGACACCGTCCAATTGGTGATTGAAGACAGTGGACCCGGCATCGCGGCGAAAGATGCGGATCGATTCTTCGAGCCCTTCTTCGCTGTCAGGAAGGATGTCGGCACCGGTCTCGGGTTATGGGCGACCAAGGAGATTGTCGAACGGCACGGTGGAAGCATCCATTTGCATCCGCGTAGCGATGGCGGCCGGGGAGCGGCGCTCACCATCCTCTTGCCTCGCACAGCCGAGGTTCCGAGAGGCGTGCTTGAG